The Pyruvatibacter sp. genome has a segment encoding these proteins:
- a CDS encoding aminotransferase class I/II-fold pyridoxal phosphate-dependent enzyme has product MKASKRGQVDPFIVMDVMRAANAREAAGHPVIHMEVGQPGTPAPRRVRDAAAAALSTHRLGYAEALGLPELRQRIAGHYAQGYGVDVPAERVVITSGSSGGFQLAFLAAFDAGARIALAMPAYPAYRNILKALDLEAVPVVTGADAGYQMTASALEDAARDGTLDGVLIASPANPTGAMIAPDELAAIANVARACDLTLISDEIYHRLTYGTVAETTALAVDDSAIVVNSFSKYYSMTGWRIGWMIVPEEMVRPIERLAQNLFISVPTLSQIAAVQAFDASDELDANFAVYRANRDILQAGLPQAGFTHLAPSDGAFYIYADVAHLTNDSEALCQRILREANIAVTPGTDFDPVAGRTTVRFSFAGQTGQMAEAVDRLTALKLA; this is encoded by the coding sequence GTGAAAGCGTCCAAACGAGGTCAGGTTGATCCGTTCATTGTCATGGACGTGATGCGCGCCGCCAATGCTCGCGAAGCTGCAGGGCATCCGGTTATCCACATGGAAGTGGGCCAGCCCGGCACGCCCGCGCCAAGGCGTGTGCGGGATGCAGCGGCGGCGGCACTGTCAACCCACCGGCTTGGATATGCTGAAGCCCTGGGCCTGCCCGAACTGCGCCAGCGCATTGCCGGGCATTATGCACAAGGCTATGGCGTAGATGTGCCCGCAGAGCGGGTGGTGATTACATCCGGCAGTTCTGGCGGTTTCCAACTCGCATTTCTGGCCGCATTCGACGCCGGGGCCCGCATCGCACTGGCCATGCCCGCCTATCCGGCCTATCGCAATATTTTGAAGGCGCTGGACCTTGAAGCCGTGCCCGTGGTGACGGGGGCCGATGCCGGTTATCAGATGACCGCAAGCGCCCTTGAAGACGCTGCACGTGACGGCACACTTGATGGCGTGCTCATCGCCAGCCCCGCCAACCCGACAGGCGCGATGATTGCGCCGGATGAACTCGCAGCCATTGCAAACGTTGCCAGAGCCTGCGACCTGACACTCATCAGCGACGAGATTTATCACCGACTTACATATGGCACGGTTGCTGAAACAACAGCACTTGCGGTTGATGACAGCGCCATCGTGGTCAACAGTTTTTCTAAGTACTATTCCATGACCGGCTGGCGTATCGGCTGGATGATTGTGCCCGAAGAGATGGTGCGCCCGATTGAGCGGCTCGCACAAAACCTGTTCATCTCAGTGCCGACGCTGAGTCAGATTGCCGCCGTGCAGGCGTTTGATGCAAGTGATGAACTGGACGCAAACTTTGCCGTGTACCGTGCCAACCGCGACATTCTGCAAGCAGGGCTTCCGCAGGCAGGCTTCACCCACCTCGCGCCATCCGACGGGGCGTTCTATATTTACGCAGACGTTGCCCATCTCACGAACGACAGCGAAGCCCTGTGCCAGCGCATTCTGCGTGAGGCTAATATAGCCGTTACGCCGGGCACGGATTTTGATCCGGTGGCAGGCAGAACCACAGTGCGGTTTTCATTCGCCGGACAAACCGGACAGATGGCCGAAGCCGTCGATCGGCTGACAGCGCTCAAACTCGCGTGA
- a CDS encoding Rne/Rng family ribonuclease: MGKKMLIDAAHREETRVAIVSGNRVENFDFESEAKRPLRGNIYLAKVTRVEPSLQAAFIEYGGNRHGFLAFSEIHPDYYQIPVADREKLLAEEAEENRAREAREDADDAFDDDDGNENTDGADEAEETPVVDPDSSDTGLAAAEDTDADDNKTDSVIAASAVPVESVSENVTSEDNEASSDDDSIGDAPESDIEEIEDEDSVEEVTSSEDDEDDEVGDDDEDDEDEDEDEDDDAGASADASSDGEKKDGRRRRSAGRDQKRGQNRGAGRGRNGGTSNRRPARNRSRHYKIQEVIKRRQILLVQVVKEERGNKGAALTTYLSLAGRYCVLMPNTARGGGISRKITNTSDRRRLKEAMNEMDVSDGMGLIVRTAGANRTKVEIKRDFDYLLRLWENIRDLTLKSSAPALIYEEGDLIKRSIRDQYSKDIDEIIVDGDAAYKDAKEFMRMLMPSHAKNVKRYTEREPLLQRFGVQSELDALLEPTVTLKSGGYIVINPTEALVSIDVNSGKSTKEHNIEATALSTNMEAAEEIARQLRLRDMAGLIVIDFIDMDEPRNNRSVENKLKDNLKQDRARIQVGRISSFGLLEMSRQRMRSGVLEGSTDACPHCKGTGIVRSSESAALQVLRAIEAEAAKGKASGLDVSVAADVAVFILNQKRATLLDIERRCRVSIYLLADNSLIAPAYTIKRTDDRTPDLSDTSTALSMESAFDDDDDAALDAAAEAAARAEEEADSDEGRTAEGDNDEKPKRKRRRRPRGGRKSGDQDEQTSNGSDSDASAADTDTDGSDDKSSVDRSSEEDELDEDGKPRKRRRRGRRGGRRHRRTSSDETDGQGTRSDGEGDTSDAIADKAVSDDASSDEAPVLVGYASGSSEPLVVERDAASAAPEPQAQPEREPEPVLATAMETTPADAAPSADTSPVDTPPDEPAKRGWWQRRISS; this comes from the coding sequence ATGGGCAAGAAAATGCTGATCGACGCGGCCCACCGGGAAGAAACCCGCGTGGCCATCGTGTCCGGAAACCGCGTCGAGAACTTCGACTTTGAATCCGAAGCCAAGCGCCCCCTGAGGGGCAACATCTATCTCGCCAAAGTCACGCGCGTTGAACCCTCGCTGCAGGCTGCCTTCATTGAGTATGGCGGTAACCGGCACGGCTTTCTGGCGTTCAGCGAGATCCACCCGGACTATTATCAAATCCCCGTCGCTGACCGCGAAAAGCTTCTGGCAGAAGAAGCCGAGGAAAATCGCGCCCGCGAAGCGCGTGAAGACGCCGACGACGCGTTTGATGATGATGACGGTAACGAAAACACAGATGGGGCAGATGAGGCCGAGGAAACACCTGTTGTCGATCCTGACAGCAGCGACACAGGTTTAGCTGCGGCCGAAGATACTGACGCTGATGACAATAAAACGGATTCCGTCATCGCTGCATCGGCAGTGCCGGTTGAAAGCGTTTCAGAAAATGTGACATCCGAAGACAACGAAGCTTCATCTGACGATGACAGCATTGGTGATGCACCGGAAAGTGACATTGAAGAAATCGAGGACGAAGACAGTGTCGAGGAAGTGACATCTTCTGAAGATGATGAAGATGACGAAGTCGGTGACGACGACGAGGATGACGAAGACGAAGACGAAGACGAAGATGACGACGCTGGTGCCAGCGCGGATGCGTCATCTGACGGCGAGAAAAAAGACGGCCGTCGCCGTCGCTCTGCGGGCAGGGACCAGAAGCGTGGCCAGAACAGGGGCGCGGGTCGTGGCCGCAATGGCGGCACCTCCAATCGTCGCCCGGCGCGCAACCGATCACGCCACTACAAGATCCAGGAAGTCATCAAGCGCCGCCAGATTTTGCTGGTGCAGGTGGTCAAGGAAGAGCGCGGCAACAAGGGCGCTGCTCTGACGACATATCTTTCGCTTGCCGGACGGTATTGCGTGCTGATGCCCAACACCGCGCGTGGCGGTGGGATCTCGCGCAAAATCACCAACACCTCAGACCGCCGCCGCCTTAAAGAGGCGATGAACGAGATGGATGTGTCAGACGGCATGGGCCTGATCGTGCGCACTGCGGGCGCCAACCGCACCAAAGTCGAGATCAAACGCGACTTTGATTACCTGCTGCGGCTTTGGGAAAACATTCGCGACCTGACGCTCAAATCGTCGGCCCCTGCCCTCATCTACGAGGAAGGTGACCTTATCAAGCGGTCGATCCGCGATCAGTATTCCAAGGACATCGACGAGATCATTGTCGACGGTGATGCCGCCTACAAAGATGCCAAAGAGTTCATGCGGATGCTCATGCCGAGCCATGCGAAGAACGTGAAGCGCTACACGGAGCGTGAACCGCTGTTGCAGCGCTTTGGAGTTCAGAGTGAACTGGACGCACTGCTGGAGCCGACCGTGACGCTCAAGTCCGGTGGTTACATTGTCATCAACCCGACCGAAGCGTTGGTGTCGATTGATGTGAACTCCGGCAAGTCGACCAAGGAACACAACATTGAAGCGACCGCGCTTTCAACCAACATGGAAGCAGCCGAAGAAATTGCCCGCCAGTTGCGCCTGCGCGACATGGCCGGCCTCATCGTCATCGACTTCATCGACATGGATGAGCCGCGCAACAACCGGTCAGTTGAGAACAAACTCAAAGACAACCTAAAGCAGGATCGTGCGCGCATTCAGGTCGGCCGCATCTCGTCGTTCGGGCTGCTTGAAATGTCACGCCAGCGTATGCGGTCCGGCGTGCTGGAAGGCTCAACGGATGCCTGCCCCCACTGCAAAGGCACGGGTATTGTGCGGTCGAGTGAATCAGCTGCACTGCAAGTATTGCGCGCCATCGAGGCGGAAGCAGCAAAAGGCAAGGCCAGCGGGCTTGATGTCAGCGTCGCTGCGGACGTGGCGGTGTTCATTCTCAACCAGAAGCGCGCCACGCTGCTGGATATCGAACGCCGATGCCGCGTATCGATTTACCTGCTGGCGGACAATTCGCTCATTGCGCCCGCCTACACCATCAAGCGCACCGACGACCGGACACCTGATCTATCAGATACGTCAACCGCACTGAGCATGGAAAGCGCGTTTGATGATGACGATGATGCAGCGTTGGATGCGGCGGCAGAGGCTGCGGCCCGTGCCGAGGAAGAAGCCGATAGCGATGAGGGCCGGACGGCTGAGGGCGACAACGATGAGAAGCCTAAACGCAAACGCCGCAGACGGCCGCGCGGAGGGCGCAAGTCCGGCGATCAGGACGAGCAAACAAGTAATGGATCTGATAGTGATGCATCTGCAGCCGACACGGACACTGATGGGTCGGACGATAAATCGTCTGTAGACAGATCATCTGAGGAAGACGAACTCGATGAAGATGGCAAGCCCCGCAAGCGCCGCAGGCGCGGTCGGCGTGGCGGCCGGCGGCATCGGCGCACCTCATCTGATGAGACAGATGGGCAAGGCACCCGCAGCGATGGCGAAGGCGATACATCTGATGCCATAGCGGATAAGGCGGTGAGCGACGACGCGTCATCCGACGAGGCACCTGTGCTGGTTGGCTACGCATCTGGCTCATCCGAGCCGCTGGTTGTGGAGCGGGATGCAGCATCTGCTGCGCCCGAACCACAGGCGCAGCCGGAGCGGGAGCCGGAGCCCGTACTGGCAACAGCCATGGAAACGACACCTGCTGACGCGGCACCCTCTGCCGATACATCCCCTGTAGATACACCACCTGACGAACCAGCCAAACGTGGCTGGTGGCAGCGCCGGATTTCCAGCTAG
- a CDS encoding N-acetylmuramoyl-L-alanine amidase, translated as MLHLVWSIRTHVISLLVVLATMLAAPAQPAHANAPSVTDVRLGKSGETTRFVLELSGKVEAKAFTLADPHRLIIDLPALDWELASDFVPSGRGLVGSFRYGLFRPGNARVVIDLAGPAAVSRSFVLPPDAATGRNWRIVFDLVATSDAAFRQNAGWPDARPSAPVASAPQPDMPARQPVSNARKVIVIDAGHGGVDPGAIGGRGTREKNVTLAFAKTLGDALRASGKYEVHLTRDTDIFIELRERVAIARRHNADLFISVHADSIERRDVRGASVYTLSETASDAEAARLARKENEADVIAGVDLGGEVDEVRNILIDLAQRETKNLSVRFAQTLIPKIAEVTPVLRNTHRFAGFRVLKAPDVPSVLIEMGFLTNSDDEVSLTSGTWRQKTAKALARGIDAYFAERMAEAAAQ; from the coding sequence ATGCTGCATTTGGTCTGGTCGATCAGGACACATGTGATTTCCCTGCTCGTTGTGCTGGCCACCATGCTGGCTGCACCCGCGCAGCCTGCTCATGCCAACGCCCCGTCAGTCACCGATGTGCGTCTTGGCAAAAGCGGCGAGACCACGCGCTTTGTGCTCGAACTCAGCGGCAAGGTGGAAGCCAAGGCCTTTACCCTGGCCGACCCACACCGCCTGATTATTGATTTGCCAGCCCTCGACTGGGAACTTGCCTCAGACTTTGTGCCTTCGGGCCGTGGCCTTGTCGGCAGCTTCCGCTATGGCCTGTTTCGCCCCGGCAACGCCCGGGTGGTGATTGACCTTGCAGGTCCTGCCGCCGTGTCGCGCTCATTTGTGTTGCCGCCGGATGCAGCGACAGGTCGAAACTGGCGGATTGTTTTTGATCTTGTCGCCACCAGCGATGCGGCGTTCCGCCAGAATGCCGGTTGGCCGGATGCCCGCCCGTCAGCCCCTGTCGCCTCAGCGCCCCAACCCGATATGCCTGCGCGCCAGCCGGTGTCCAACGCGCGCAAGGTGATTGTCATTGATGCAGGCCATGGCGGTGTGGACCCGGGTGCCATAGGCGGCCGTGGCACCCGCGAAAAAAACGTCACGCTGGCGTTCGCCAAAACCCTGGGCGATGCCCTGCGGGCCAGCGGCAAATATGAGGTTCACCTCACCCGCGACACCGATATTTTCATTGAGCTGCGCGAGCGCGTCGCTATCGCCCGCCGCCACAACGCGGACCTGTTTATCTCCGTCCATGCGGATTCAATCGAACGCCGCGATGTGCGCGGGGCATCCGTTTATACCTTGTCGGAAACAGCATCCGACGCGGAGGCCGCGCGCCTTGCCCGCAAAGAAAATGAGGCCGACGTGATCGCGGGCGTTGATCTGGGCGGCGAGGTGGACGAAGTCCGCAACATCCTGATCGATCTGGCCCAGCGCGAGACTAAAAACCTGTCCGTGCGGTTTGCGCAGACGCTGATCCCCAAAATCGCCGAGGTCACGCCGGTTCTGCGTAACACGCACCGGTTTGCCGGTTTTCGCGTGCTCAAGGCTCCCGATGTGCCCTCAGTGCTTATCGAAATGGGGTTTCTGACCAACAGTGACGATGAAGTGAGCCTTACTTCCGGGACGTGGCGCCAAAAAACGGCCAAGGCTCTCGCGCGGGGCATAGATGCCTACTTCGCTGAGCGTATGGCGGAGGCCGCAGCCCAGTGA